From the genome of Mesorhizobium sp.:
CTGCGCTCCACCATGGTGGCGAGATCGTAGCGGATCACGGCTTGACCGGCTTGTTCTTCCCAGCCGCCTCGATCCGCGCCATTTCGGCCTCAGCTTCCTTCTCCGCCTCAAGATCATAATCCGGCAGACCGCCAGCATCCTCGATCGCGCCTTCCAATCCCGGGAGGATCGACTGCTCCGTCAGCGCCGTTGCGCCGGCCGTCGCAAGCGCCTCCTGCGGATACAGCCCGGTGTTCGTGAGCGTCGAGATCGTCTCGGCGATGGCCTTACCGATTTCGGAGCGCTCCTTGTCGCTGATCTGCCAGAGCGAAGACCAGATGTAGTGCACCTCGGGCGGCCGGGAGCCAAGCGCGGAGCGGATCAGGCACTCGTCCAGTAACTGCATGGCGGGCGTCATCTCGATGGACTGCATCGAGGCGATCCTGTCGTAATAGTTGCGGGTATCGGCCTCACCCGTGCTGTTCAGCCCGCCGGGAGACGTACCCAGCAGCCGCGTCAGCGGGATATCCGCCGCGCCGGCCACGATCTGCAGGAAACGGTCCATGACGTCGGGCAACGTCTGGAACGTCGCCGACTTCTGCTGATACTCTTCCTCCATATCGAGGATCAGCGTGCCGAGATTCCCTTTGCGGAAAGCCGCATGGGCGAAACGATCAAACAGCCGCGATCGATACTCTGGGCTCGACAGACTCGCCATGAGTTGCGGGACCTTCACGACGTCGATCTTAGCTTCAAAAACGAGACTCGCGACGTTGGCGGCCGTGCCGTCCGCGTTCTTGATTGCCCCAAGAGTAGAGGCCAGGACGCTATCACCCCATCCGCGATTCATCAGGGCGTCCGGAACTTCGTCATCCGGGAACGGCGCGCCGACAAAGCGGACAAGACGCGACGGATGAATGTCGACCTGCCGAGTGTCGGATGACAGCACGTAAACCTTCGGCTGGCCGTAATGCGGCGATTCGGGATCAGTTTCGATCTCGCCAGGATTGAGGCCGCGTCGAGCCAGAACCGTCAGGAACTTGATGCCGCCCGTCTTGATGCGCTCCGCTTTCAATTCCTGTGACGGATCACGGTCGCCGGTCGCGATGTAGATCGCCGCGCCGCCGAACAGACGGGCCTTCACCCGAGCCTCATAGACCTTAGCCTTCAGTCCAAGGCGCTTCTCCTCCTCCTCGATCTTCTCGATCTGATCGGCTTCGGCCTGCCAGTCGCGCCACTTCCGTGTCGAATCCAGCGCCGGAATGTCCACGATCTTTCGCGGCAGCCATGAGCCGCGATAGGCATTGAGCAGATCGAGATCGGTCAGCACCGGGGCGGCATAGTAGACGCCTGCAGCCTTGTCCCGTAGGGGGTCGCCAAGCCCTGCTAAGCTGTGGATGTTATCTGGGATAAAGGTTTGGGGCTTTGCGGCTCCCTCTCCAAATATTTTGCTCCAGAATCTCATAGCCTATCCACGTTCGCGAGCGTATAGCTCGACCCATCGACCAGCAGTTCGGTCAAAGCCCAGACCAGCGCATCGGCGCGGTCTGGCGAGCCTTCACCGATGTAGCCAGACGCATCGATTTGGCACATCTGATCCTCAAGCTCGGGGAATGAACCGACATGGCTCACCCTGCCCTGTTCGTAGAGGGCGGCCACAGGCTCGGCCCGGGCTACCTTGCCCCGACTGGCTGTGACTTCCTTGTAGGCGACCTTCGGATCGATGGTCTTGATGACATGCTGGACCATGGCCCCGCCGAAATTGCGCTCCGCGATAAGCCGGTCGGCCCGAAACCGCTCTGGCGTCTGCGACCAACCTCCATGATATGCAGCGACAGCTCGACGCCCCCATCCGTCGGGAGATAGCTTGCAAGTCTGGTCAGCGAGAATGTAGCCGCGCCCGTCAACGCCCTTGCCTGCCACGACAATGCCAATCTCGTCACCATCGTCGCTTTCACCCTTCGTGCCTGACGGATCGACCGCCACCACGATACGCTGCAAATCAGGCACCTGCCTCAGCCTGGTCTTGTCGATCGCGTCGCGCGACCACAGCGCCCCCGGCAGATCGTCAAGGATCTCGGCGTTCAGTTCCTGCCGACCGAGGCGGGTGCCTTCGTATTTCTCCCTGATCGTCTTGAGAAAGGTCGGCGCCAGGTTCGACGCGTTGTCAAAGGTCGAGCCCCGGGTGATGACCGTGCGCGGGTCCTTCGCGATCTCCTTCACCAGCGGCAGCGGCTTCGGCGTCGTCGTAATGCAGGTCCTCGGCTGGTTGCCCAGCCTGAGACCGAATTGCGCCATGTCCCACGTCTCGCGCAGGTATTTCCATGCGGCGAGCTCGTCGCACCACATTACCTCATGCTGAGGTCCGCGCAGACGCTCCGGCTCTTCGGCAGAGAAGAGCGTCGCGACTGCTCCGTTGGCCCAGGTCAATCGGCGCTTCGACGGCTCATAGGACGGCCGCCCGATCGGATCGCCCGAATAGGCCTTGTCGCCGGCCCAGCAGACAGCCAGAAGACCGCTCTCGCCTTCCACCATGACGTCACGGGCATCCGACGCCGTCGGCGCGATCAGGGCGATGCGGGAAGCCCCGGCCTTGACCTGCTCCCGCGTCCACTCCGCGCCTGTCCGGGTCTTGCCGAAACCACGACCGGCTAGGATCAGCCAGTTGAGCCAGTCACCCTCAGGCGCGATCTGCTCCGGCCGGGCGAAGAAGCGCCAATCGCGCAGAAGGCTTTCGCACTCGTCGTCAGTGAGGCTTGCCAGCGCCGACCTGATCTGCTCCGGCGCCATGCTGGCGAAGGAGGAGACGTTCAAGCTTCGACCTTGCATCCGTCACCGTCACGTCGACCGTGACGGACTGGCTGATATCCTGCCGGTCGGTCTGATCGAGGTAATTCTTGCCGAGGAAGATCGCCATCGCCGCATTCTTCTTCGCAAGTGCGAATTGCGTGCGCCGCAGCGAGGTCTTGCCGCCTTCCTTGCCCTTTTCCAAGGCCTCTCCGACCGCCGGATGGGCGTTCATGAAGGCGATGAACGTCTGGTGCGAAACGGAGAGGACCGCGGCGCACTCCCGCGTGGTCGCCTGAATCTTCCCGAGACCTTCGATCGTCTTGAGGGTTTTGGGGTCGGCGACGAGCGCCGGCGGGCGGCCGGTCTTCTTCCTTGCAGGTGCGCTTTTCATGTGCTGGTCAAGAAACTCACTTCGCGCTGACGACCTTTCCGTCAACGATCTTTCTGCCGATCATGACGGCGCCGACACTCTTCACCACCTTGACGATGGCCTCTCGGCGCTTCTGGCATCCGCTACAGGCCATGGTAATTTGCTCCCATGCGATTTGCTCTCGCCGCCCTGTTACTGCTCACATCGCCCGCTTTCGGCGACGAGATCGCCGGCAGGGCGTCTGTCGTTGACGGCGACACGATCGAGATCGGCGGACGGCGTATCAGGCTTCACGGGATCGACGCACCGGAGAGCTGGCAGGTGTGTCACGACAAGTCCGGGGCGAGGTACCGATGTGGTGCCGTCGCAGCGAAAGCCCTGGACGAAATCCTTTCTGCGTCTCGTCCGACGCGATGCACGATATCGAGCTACGATCGATATCAGC
Proteins encoded in this window:
- a CDS encoding phage portal protein, giving the protein MRFWSKIFGEGAAKPQTFIPDNIHSLAGLGDPLRDKAAGVYYAAPVLTDLDLLNAYRGSWLPRKIVDIPALDSTRKWRDWQAEADQIEKIEEEEKRLGLKAKVYEARVKARLFGGAAIYIATGDRDPSQELKAERIKTGGIKFLTVLARRGLNPGEIETDPESPHYGQPKVYVLSSDTRQVDIHPSRLVRFVGAPFPDDEVPDALMNRGWGDSVLASTLGAIKNADGTAANVASLVFEAKIDVVKVPQLMASLSSPEYRSRLFDRFAHAAFRKGNLGTLILDMEEEYQQKSATFQTLPDVMDRFLQIVAGAADIPLTRLLGTSPGGLNSTGEADTRNYYDRIASMQSIEMTPAMQLLDECLIRSALGSRPPEVHYIWSSLWQISDKERSEIGKAIAETISTLTNTGLYPQEALATAGATALTEQSILPGLEGAIEDAGGLPDYDLEAEKEAEAEMARIEAAGKNKPVKP
- a CDS encoding terminase family protein, translated to MNVSSFASMAPEQIRSALASLTDDECESLLRDWRFFARPEQIAPEGDWLNWLILAGRGFGKTRTGAEWTREQVKAGASRIALIAPTASDARDVMVEGESGLLAVCWAGDKAYSGDPIGRPSYEPSKRRLTWANGAVATLFSAEEPERLRGPQHEVMWCDELAAWKYLRETWDMAQFGLRLGNQPRTCITTTPKPLPLVKEIAKDPRTVITRGSTFDNASNLAPTFLKTIREKYEGTRLGRQELNAEILDDLPGALWSRDAIDKTRLRQVPDLQRIVVAVDPSGTKGESDDGDEIGIVVAGKGVDGRGYILADQTCKLSPDGWGRRAVAAYHGGWSQTPERFRADRLIAERNFGGAMVQHVIKTIDPKVAYKEVTASRGKVARAEPVAALYEQGRVSHVGSFPELEDQMCQIDASGYIGEGSPDRADALVWALTELLVDGSSYTLANVDRL
- a CDS encoding thermonuclease family protein — encoded protein: MRFALAALLLLTSPAFGDEIAGRASVVDGDTIEIGGRRIRLHGIDAPESWQVCHDKSGARYRCGAVAAKALDEILSASRPTRCTISSYDRYQRPVATCWRADGREINSMMVTAGLALDWRKYSRGRYAREQTDAREHRRGLWSGSFTPPWIARSRKR